In Sebastes fasciatus isolate fSebFas1 chromosome 15, fSebFas1.pri, whole genome shotgun sequence, a genomic segment contains:
- the gyg1a gene encoding glycogenin-1a — protein sequence MTRKMWGLIPVLDCSQLLSLCPPQCKPSVRLITTLAPLQDSPHHTMSDQAFVTLATNDSYAKGAMVLGQSLRNHNTTRKLVALIGPHVAEPCRDALRSIFDEVRVVDIMDSGDAAHLSLMKRPDLGVTFTKLHCWTLTHYSKCVFLDADTLVLSNIDELFEREELSAAPDPGWPDCFNSGVFVFRPSNETHEKLLTFCGENGSFDGGDQGVLNSFFNTWATADISKHLPFIYNLSSIAIYSYLPAFKQYGHDAKVVHFLGKVKPWSYSYDDQRGEVKGHSLSPDQCHLHPDYLLLWWQLYAKSVMPLLQQAYGDTAFHSGFVEAGTDGKLYEDVREHAPPFTAPRQKASSEERKQRWEAGQIDYMGEDSFANIERKLDSFLK from the exons atgacccgGAAAATGTGGGGCTTAATTCCTGTGTTGGACTGCTCCCAGCTGCTCAGCCTCTGCCCTCCGCAGTGTAAACCCTCCGTCCGCCTCATCACAACCCTCGCACCGCTGCAAGACTCTCCTCATCACACCATGTCCG ACCAAGCTTTTGTGACGCTGGCCACAAACGACAGCTACGCCAAGGGAGCGATGGTTCTCGGCCAGTCGTTACGAAACCACAACACCACCAGGAAACTGGTCGCACTCATAGGACCTCATGTTGCAGAACCTTGCAG AGATGCACTACGCTCCATTTTTGATGAGGTGCGAGTGGTGGACATCATGGACTCGGGTGATGCGGCTCATCTGTCCCTGATGAAGCGTCCAGACCTGGGGGTAACATTCACCAAACTTCACTGCTGGACTCTCACACACTACAGCAAGTGTGTGTTCCTGGACGCCGACACACTG GTGCTGTCAAATATAGATGAgctctttgagagagaggaacTATCTGCAGCGCCGGATCCCGGTTGGCCAGACTGTTTCAACTCAGGGGTGTTTGTCTTCAGACCGTCCAATGAGACGCACGAGAAGCTGCTCACGTTCTGCGGCGAAAACGGCAGCTTCGACG GTGGAGATCAGGGGGTTCTCAACAGTTTCTTTAACACCTGGGCAACAGCGGATATTTCCAAACACCTTCCCTTCATCTACAACCTCAGCAGTATCGCCATCTACTCCTACCTGCCAGCGTTCAAACA GTACGGCCACGACGCCAAGGTGGTGCACTTCCTGGGAAAGGTGAAGCCATGGAGCTACTCCTACGACGATCAGAGGGgcgaggtcaaaggtcactccCTGTCCCCTGACCAGTGCCATCTGCACCCGGACTACCTGCTCCTGTGGTGGCAGCTATACGCCAAGTCGGTGATGCCTTTACTGCAGCAGGCCTACGGGGACACTGCATTCCACAGCGGCTTCGTGGAGGCGGGCACGGAC GGTAAGCTTTATGAGGATGTGAGAGAGCACGCGCCGCCCTTCACTGCTCCTCGCCAGAAGGCTTCATCAGAGGAGAGGAAGCAGCGCTGGGAAGCGGGCCAGATCGACTACATGGGCGAAGACTCCTTCGCCAACATCGAGCGAAAGCTTGACTCCTTCTTAAAGTAG